A single genomic interval of Helianthus annuus cultivar XRQ/B chromosome 13, HanXRQr2.0-SUNRISE, whole genome shotgun sequence harbors:
- the LOC110899155 gene encoding NADH dehydrogenase [ubiquinone] 1 alpha subcomplex subunit 8-B translates to MASTVDAASEPVPTSAVLMSASKHIATRCRGENVAFLKCKKEDPNPEKCLDKGRQVTRCVLSLLKDLHQKCTKEMDAYAGCMYYNTDEFELCRKEQKEFEKACPLN, encoded by the exons ATGGCGAGTACTGTAGACGCTGCATCAGAACCTGTTCCGACATCGGCGGTGCTGATGTCAGCATCGAAGCACATTGCGACGAGATGCAGAGGTGAAAATGTTGCGTTTCTCAAGTGTAAGAAGGAGGATCCGAACCCTGAGAAGTGCCTTGATAAAGGCAGACAAGTTACTCGCTGTGTTTTGTCATT GTTGAAAGATCTTCATCAGAAGTGTACAAAAGAGATGGATGCTTATGCGGGCTGCATGTACTACAACACTGATGAATTTGAATTATGCCGCAAAGAGCAGAAGGAGTTCGAGAAAGCTTGCCCTTTAAATTAA